The stretch of DNA CGGCGTGATGGGCACCCGCATCTGGTGGGCGATCTGCACACATGTGCGCACCTCTTGGGCGTTTCCGGGGCGCAGCACCGCGGCGACCGTCTGGGTGGTGGCGAAGGTGGCCGTGCGGGCGCGGGCGAGCGTCGCCTCGTCGGCGAGCACGTGCTCGTCGCCCAGCGCCTGGCGCCATGCCTCAAGTGCCTCTTGCAGCCGGTCCATGCCCTCTCCCTGGGCGGCGCTGAAGCGCGCCGCGCCCCGCCGAGTCTACCGGTGATGGCTGCTGTCACCGCCTGGCGAACGGCAGTCACCAGGCGAAGGGGGGGCGGCGGGGCGTCCCGTGGCGGTCTCCCGAGGGAAACCGGCGCTTTAGGCCCACCCGAAGGGCTGGCACGCCGCCTGCTTTAGCCCTGTCCGACCCCTTGCTGAGAGACCTCCATGACCACCGCCATCTCTGGTAACCGCCCCCTGCTCCCCACGGCCGCCACGGCCCCCTCGGAACCCCTGGCCCAGAAGAGTGTCCTGCCCGCTGAGGTGTCCGCGAAGCGGATGGTGGCGAATCCGCAGGACCTCACGGCGTTCGCCCCGGCGGCCAAGGTGGCCTCGGGCATGCCCGCCCTGCTCGGTGGTGCCGCCGGCGCCGTGGGCCAGAAGGTCCTGGGCGCGCAGGCCGTGCTCGGCACCGCCCTGGAGGCCCTGGCCACTGCCCAGGCGGGTCTCCAGCAGGTGGCGGGCCTCGCCTCGGGCGGGCTGGCGCAGTTCGCCGGGCTGCAGGGTGCGGCCGCGGGCGCCCTCTCGGGTGCGGCCCAGATGCCCATGAACATCGCCAACCAGGTCGCCAGCGCTTTCAATGGCGGCTCGGGCGCGCGGCAGCTCGATGTGCTCCAGGGCATGGCCCACTCCCAGGGTGCCCTGTCCCCGGCCAACGTCGAGGCGGGCGCGTACAGCGCGGACCAGCTGGGTCAGCAGTACGCCGACCCGAGCCAGTACGGCGAGTACGCGGACCCGAGCCAGTACGGCGCCTACGCCGACCCGGGCATGGAGGGGGCGTACGCGGACCCCGCGGCCGGCGATCTGAGCCAGTTCTTCGGCGCGGCCGAGCTGGCCGGTGGCGCGGCCGAGCTGGTGGGCGGGGTGGCGGATCTGGCCAACCTGCGCAAGCCGTCCGGCCCGGAGGGCAAGCCTTCTGCTCCGCAGACCCAGTCCCCCTCCAAGCCCAACGGGCTGGAGTCGAAGCCGTCCGCCCCGGACGCCAAGCCCTCCGCGCCGGACGTGAAGCCCTCTTCCTTCGCGAACAAGGCCGATGACCTGGCCAAGGGCGCACTGAAGACGGGTGGCAAGGCCCTCGGCCGGTTCGTCCCGGGCGCCAACATCGCCATCGCGGGCCTGGACATCGCCAACGCCGTCCAGACGTTCAAGGACCCCAACGCCAGCGTGGGCGACAAGGTCACCTCGGGCATCATCGCCGGTGGCTCGGCGCTGGCCGCCACCAACATCCCCATCGTCTCCCAGGTGGGCGGTGCCATCTCGACGGGTGTCTCCCTCGGGAGCGAGGTGGTGAAGAACTTCGGTGGCGAGATCAAGGACGTCGCCAAGAAGGTGGGCGAGGGCGTCAAGGACACCGCCGAGAAGGTAGGCGAGGGCATCAAGGACACCGCCGAGAAGGTGGGCGAGGGCATCAAGGACACCGCCAAGAAGGTGGGCGAGGGCGTCAAGGACTTCTTCAAGGGCTGGTAGTTCCTCTTCCTCCTTCTTCTTCGTGCTTCGCAGGGTGACCCCATGAACTCCATCTCCGTTCCGCTGCTGTCGTCGCTCCCGCAGGATGATGAATCGGTGCTGACCTCCCTTCCCCGGGTGGAAGCCCCTTCACTGGAGAACCTGTCCGTCACCCTGACGCCCCCGGAGGCGTTCACCCCGGAGCAGGTCCAGGCGCGCTTCCTGGAGCTGGCGCGTGCGCTGGCCACCGAGCGTCTCCGCTACCCGAGCGAGAAGGTGGCGTGGGGCGACGAGGTGGTGTTCGACATCGCCGGCTACAGCCGGGGCCAGCTCATCCCCTTCAGCGTGCGCACCGGCGAGTGGGTGCGGCTGGAGGCCGAGCCCCTGCTGCCCGGGCTCTACGAGTCGCTGGTGGGCCGCTCGCCCCGGGAGAAGGTGGCCGTGGACATCACCCTGCCCACCGACTACCCCGTCGAGTCCCTGCGGGGGGCGCCCGCGCGCTTTGTCGTGCAGCTGTGGGGCGCGCGCGAGGTGACGTATCCCAAGCTGGACTCCCCGGCCTTCCTGAAGGCCTTTGGCGCCGCCAGCCTGGCGGAGGCCATGAAGAAGGTCGTGCGCCAGATGGAGGCCGAGGCCAAGCAGCTGCTGCTGAGCCAGGTGCAGCGGCAGGTGCTGGCCACGGTGGCGGGGCGCACGCGGGTGAAGGTGCCCTCGCACCTCGTGGATGAGGAGATCCACCGCCGCTGGAGCGCCACCGAGGGCAAGAGCCTGACCAAGCTGGGCTTCGACGAGACGCACCGGGACGCGTCCCTCCAGGGCTGGCTGCAGGATCCGCAGACGCGGGCCGAGGTGGAGCTGCGGCTGCGCATCGCCCTGGCGCTGGGCGCCATCTGCAAGCGGGACAAGCTGGTCCCCACGGTGCAGCGGGTGCAGAAGCTCATCCAGGACGAGGCCAACGCCGCCGGACTGCCGCTGTCCCAGGTGATGGCCGCCCTGAAGGCCGAGCCCCAGAACCTGGCCCGGATCGACCAGATGGCCTGGCACCTGACGGCGGTGGACCACGTGATGAGCCGGGCCAAGGTCCAGATCGCGGCCTGACGGCCTGGGGGCGCGTTGTTCCCCCCGGACTGTGCTACCCAGGTCACCCTGTCACGGAGGATGCGGGTCCAACAGGGGAGGGGATGATGCGGAGCCTGTTCAAGGGCAGCCTGGCGCTCCTGGCCGCCTTGCTCGGTGGGTGCCAGTCGCTGCCTGCCAGGGGCGTGTTGCCCGAAGCATCGCTGCGCATCGCGAAGGTCACCGTGATCGACCCGGAGACGCGCAGCGTGCTTCCGGACCGCTCCGTCTATGTCGCCGGAGACCGCATCCTTGCCGTGGTGAGCGAAGGCGAGCGCCCGCCATACCGCGCCGCCCGCACCCTCGATGGCAGCGGCAAGTTCCTGGTCCCTGGCCTCATGGACATGCACGTCCACCTCTTCCTCCCCGAGCCTGCCGCGCCCGTCCTGGCCCTGATGCTCGCCAATGGCGTCACCGGCGTGCGCGAGATGTCCGGCGACTGCTGGGCGCTGGCCGGCGCGGCCGAGGGCTGCATTGGCGACTACCGGCG from Stigmatella aurantiaca encodes:
- a CDS encoding peptidylprolyl isomerase, coding for MNSISVPLLSSLPQDDESVLTSLPRVEAPSLENLSVTLTPPEAFTPEQVQARFLELARALATERLRYPSEKVAWGDEVVFDIAGYSRGQLIPFSVRTGEWVRLEAEPLLPGLYESLVGRSPREKVAVDITLPTDYPVESLRGAPARFVVQLWGAREVTYPKLDSPAFLKAFGAASLAEAMKKVVRQMEAEAKQLLLSQVQRQVLATVAGRTRVKVPSHLVDEEIHRRWSATEGKSLTKLGFDETHRDASLQGWLQDPQTRAEVELRLRIALALGAICKRDKLVPTVQRVQKLIQDEANAAGLPLSQVMAALKAEPQNLARIDQMAWHLTAVDHVMSRAKVQIAA